The Prevotella fusca JCM 17724 genome includes a window with the following:
- the def gene encoding peptide deformylase, whose protein sequence is MVLPIYTYGQPVLRKVAEDIPLDYPNLQELIQNMFETNTASDGVGLAAPQIGKSIRVVVIDLDVLSDTFPEYKDFRHAFINGHILEFDDSETETMEEGCLSLPGIHEAVTRAKRIYVKYLDENLVEHEEWIDGYLARVIQHEFDHLEGRVFTDRLSPFRKQMISSKLKALLQGKIRCHYRVKAPRR, encoded by the coding sequence ATGGTATTACCCATTTACACATACGGTCAGCCGGTGCTGCGTAAGGTAGCCGAGGATATTCCCCTCGATTATCCGAACCTTCAGGAGCTGATTCAGAACATGTTTGAGACCAACACTGCCAGCGATGGCGTCGGGTTGGCTGCACCACAGATAGGCAAGTCTATTCGTGTGGTTGTCATTGACTTGGATGTTCTTTCTGATACATTCCCTGAGTACAAGGACTTCCGCCATGCGTTCATCAACGGGCACATCCTTGAATTTGATGACTCCGAGACTGAGACGATGGAAGAGGGGTGCCTTTCCCTGCCTGGTATTCACGAGGCTGTTACACGTGCAAAGCGCATCTATGTGAAGTATCTTGACGAGAATCTTGTCGAGCATGAGGAGTGGATTGATGGCTATCTTGCCCGTGTCATCCAGCACGAGTTCGACCATCTTGAAGGTCGTGTGTTCACTGACCGTCTCTCGCCATTCCGCAAGCAGATGATCAGCAGCAAGCTCAAAGCCCTCTTGCAGGGTAAGATCCGATGCCATTACCGTGTGAAGGCTCCACGCAGGTAA
- a CDS encoding tetratricopeptide repeat protein, whose amino-acid sequence MLRGIVVSLLCLLALPSAAQYNIKKMMEEGRRTLDQGYYVTSMQIFSRIVALKPNLYEAWYLMALSKYHLEDYKGAGDDCRRALTLQPYIADIYELYGMTSIRVERYDSAIIAYTHALDIAPDNRDYWFNRAYCLYQVGDSKAAFQQLDYILKRWKSFDAAIQLRADIAAGRKPKQQPTKANNFQTYKLPSLRVESDDKQNPMRNKPLLHLPR is encoded by the coding sequence ATGTTGCGTGGTATCGTAGTGTCCTTGCTATGCCTGTTGGCATTGCCGTCCGCTGCCCAGTATAACATCAAGAAGATGATGGAGGAGGGGAGGCGGACGCTCGACCAGGGATACTACGTTACTTCCATGCAGATTTTCTCCCGTATTGTTGCCCTCAAGCCAAACCTCTACGAGGCGTGGTATTTGATGGCATTGTCAAAGTATCACCTTGAAGACTACAAGGGTGCTGGTGATGACTGTCGCCGTGCTTTGACCTTGCAGCCTTATATTGCTGACATTTACGAGCTTTATGGCATGACCAGCATACGTGTGGAGCGTTACGACAGTGCCATCATAGCTTATACCCATGCCCTTGATATAGCTCCCGATAACCGCGATTACTGGTTTAATCGCGCCTATTGTCTCTATCAGGTGGGCGATAGCAAGGCTGCTTTTCAGCAGTTGGATTATATCCTCAAACGGTGGAAGTCTTTTGATGCTGCCATCCAGCTACGTGCCGACATTGCTGCAGGTAGGAAGCCAAAGCAGCAACCAACGAAAGCTAACAATTTTCAAACCTATAAACTCCCCAGCCTTCGTGTAGAGAGCGACGACAAGCAGAATCCTATGAGGAATAAGCCCCTTCTGCATTTGCCACGTTAG
- a CDS encoding flavin reductase family protein, producing MKEIDYKDLRFNPFNLLGKEWMLLSAGNEQDGCNTMTISWGHLGCLWGHNDPTAVVYIRPSRFTKTFVDKEEYFTLCVMDSSFKKQMAYLGSVSGRDEDKIGKSGLTKVFADNSVYFKEAKLVLVCKKEYAAELQASGFIDKDVLKQAYPANDFHTMYVGKIEKVLVRDDEYLNRL from the coding sequence ATGAAAGAAATTGATTATAAAGATTTGAGGTTCAACCCGTTCAACCTTTTAGGCAAGGAATGGATGCTGCTCTCTGCGGGTAATGAGCAGGATGGGTGTAACACGATGACCATTAGCTGGGGACATCTTGGCTGTCTTTGGGGACATAATGATCCGACAGCGGTTGTCTATATACGTCCCAGTCGCTTTACAAAGACCTTTGTAGACAAGGAAGAGTATTTTACGCTTTGTGTAATGGATTCGTCTTTCAAGAAGCAAATGGCTTATCTCGGTTCTGTTTCAGGTCGTGATGAGGACAAGATAGGGAAGAGTGGACTTACAAAAGTATTTGCTGACAACAGCGTCTATTTCAAGGAAGCCAAGTTGGTGCTTGTCTGCAAGAAAGAGTATGCAGCCGAACTGCAGGCAAGCGGTTTCATAGATAAGGATGTTCTCAAGCAGGCTTATCCAGCTAATGACTTTCATACAATGTATGTCGGCAAGATTGAGAAGGTTCTGGTGCGTGATGATGAGTATCTTAACAGATTGTGA
- the ruvX gene encoding Holliday junction resolvase RuvX, whose product MSRILAIDYGKKRTGLAVTDPLCIIANGLATVATSELFEFLTQYTAKETVSQLVIGKPMQPNGKPSENLARVEQFVNRWRKAHPELPIDYYDERFTSVIAHQAMIAGGVKKKARREDKGLVDEISATIILQDYMRSKGL is encoded by the coding sequence ATGAGCAGAATCTTAGCGATAGATTACGGAAAGAAACGTACGGGATTGGCAGTCACCGACCCATTGTGCATCATTGCCAATGGGTTGGCGACTGTTGCTACGTCTGAACTTTTCGAGTTTCTTACGCAATATACGGCAAAGGAAACGGTCAGTCAGCTTGTCATTGGCAAGCCGATGCAGCCCAATGGCAAGCCGAGCGAGAACCTTGCCCGTGTTGAGCAGTTTGTCAACCGTTGGCGTAAGGCGCACCCTGAGTTGCCCATTGATTATTATGACGAACGGTTTACATCGGTCATTGCCCATCAGGCGATGATTGCCGGTGGTGTGAAGAAGAAGGCACGCCGTGAGGACAAGGGGCTTGTTGATGAGATTTCAGCAACTATCATCCTTCAGGATTACATGAGGTCAAAGGGGCTTTAG
- a CDS encoding SPOR domain-containing protein: MKKFMVLGAAMCVAMAFTGCKSSESAYKKAYEKAKAQEQSSTDNYDNSSQQEAVVAPVETQPVTQAPVVDNYDNVPVRTETVSVVDGAGLRSYSVVVGSFGVKSNAYGLQQRLKNAGYNAQVAYNAGNSMYRVVAETFDSKASAVQSRNQLRATYADAWLLYSR; encoded by the coding sequence ATGAAGAAGTTTATGGTTTTGGGAGCAGCTATGTGTGTTGCGATGGCTTTCACTGGTTGCAAATCAAGCGAGAGTGCATACAAGAAGGCTTACGAGAAGGCAAAGGCTCAGGAGCAGAGCTCTACAGATAATTACGACAATTCATCTCAGCAGGAGGCTGTTGTTGCACCTGTGGAGACACAGCCTGTTACTCAGGCTCCTGTTGTTGACAATTATGACAATGTACCTGTTCGCACTGAGACTGTTTCTGTTGTCGACGGAGCAGGTCTGAGATCTTACAGCGTAGTTGTTGGTTCATTCGGTGTTAAGTCTAACGCTTATGGCTTGCAGCAGCGTCTGAAGAATGCCGGTTATAATGCTCAGGTAGCTTACAATGCTGGTAATAGTATGTACCGTGTTGTTGCTGAAACTTTTGACAGTAAGGCTTCTGCCGTTCAGAGCCGCAATCAGCTTCGTGCTACATATGCTGATGCTTGGTTGCTCTACTCTCGTTAA
- a CDS encoding alpha-2-macroglobulin family protein yields the protein MKKSLIVLSIIFLLLPVTITAQSFDALWKQVNQAQEKDLPKTQISLLKKIEKKAQQEKAYGHLLAAGLQASELQTQISPDSLEVEMNKLKIQAKEAERKDEVLGAVYNCILGSILRSKNDKNADEYFKKALANPSLLARQKAEDFKPLVEIGEDDSIFNGDLLHVIGMQVGDYEKLTRYYTEKGNREAACYTAMMGIDEDEENVPRLDSLIQVYGDLPICGEVAVKRYRCMDEDAPVAERIAFIDKALARWASWKGITVLRNVREKLVRPKFNVKMTRRSVSSSEDNNKVNLNIRNLSDITLTITRTTLDGNHLYNLRHPDELKKIKASLIPSTQQTIRRIFSGHEDYEEFEDSFLMPKLPLGVYFVKVETSDKRVDVDYGYYFVSNLYVMTEQQPDNKSRYVVVNVVDGQPVSDATVRVKYAGRYGKVPIVKTAKTDKNGEVLFVSEPSTADVYVYTAKDKAFCSTSLKSYYSFSNNKDDGIVTKIFTDRSIYRPCQTVHASVIVYEKNKEGFKTKAQVGKTFDLILRDANGKEVSRKSVTTDRFGTAATDFELPASGLTGRFSIYADYASKGLRSFQVDEYKRPTFEVNFDEYKEKYAIGDSIKLVGRAKSFAGVPVQGAKVHYVVTRHPSYWCGFYENSEEVKTGDVMTDDKGEFTVTVPFVLSADVIKEMNSPKRYYPRFYNFAVEASVTDAAGETRDGYASLPLGTKEARLSCSIPEKNLRDSLKTFKFNYVNAAGNPVEGMVKYVIVSQQKDKSKYVYNNYKTVKANEPVVVKGLDSGTYRMHAICGTDTLDTDFIVFSMDDKRPVIETHDWSYLSETTFPRNGGPIYMQVGSTDDNQHVVYSIYSGNKVIETGSFNQSNSIHTRKFYYKEEYGDGITLNYAWVKNGELYSHTWYISRPLPDKRLIVKWKSFRNKLIPGQKEEWTVTINRPDGKTVDAQLMATLYDKSLDEIMSHSWNFSPSFSLNYTSVDWRSSSISGLSLSALASLNPMDVSDVSISHFDNSFFMYFDEADVALYSAISERNFDGMTRSVMSKAVTKEEVVTIGYGSKSVARETASDVQYDQEIKLSEEKKNGKGKVSMRENLNETAFFYPQLQTDGKGNVSIKFTLPESLTTWRFMGLAHDEDMNSGFLSDDIIAQKTLMVQPNMPRFVRMGDEAMVSARLFNQSEKDINATAKIEILDPATEKVLFKDSKAVLLKADGSSSATYSLASLLAKNANKLTADQSLLIVRFMVEGNGFSDGEQHYLPVLQNQEYVTNTFAFSQNEAGVKTIDVSKLFPKKSVGQKLTVEYTNNPNWLMIQALPYVADANEKNAISLVTAYYVNSLGKKIISTSPAIKQTIEQWKKESGAETSMMSALEKNQELKSLTLEETPWLQDANNEREQKQKLVRFFDENQLQNKLTTTLTSLKKLQNPDGSFSWWPGMDGSLYMTVAVTKTLARLQNLTGPTPEVTKMINASFRYMDKRVVKCVAEMKRDEKKYNTTLFPANELCDYLYTNALFYNDRATNDIKYLIDRLTKKPVDLTIYGKANTAVILQQYGKVDKAREYLQSLNEYTVYKEEMGRYFDTKRAYYSWRDYKIPTEVAAIEAVKTITPTDGKTLAEMQRWLLQQKRTQAWDTPLNSVDAIWAFMNNGNWLMQNGEHTSLMLDNKPLQTTQPTAGLGYVKSTQPVDFHSAESHDLVVSKASTGTSWGAVYAQFFQTSTDISDAASGLKIKREVMVDSVQSKNGKELKVGDKVRIRLTIVADRNYDFVQVVDKRAACLEPVSQVSGYRRGYYIASKDYTTNYYFDQMAKGKHVVETEYYIDRAGVYQTGTCTAQCAYAPEYSGRTGATVIQVDE from the coding sequence ATGAAAAAGTCACTTATTGTATTATCAATTATATTTTTGCTGTTGCCTGTTACAATAACTGCACAGAGCTTTGACGCATTGTGGAAGCAAGTTAATCAGGCACAGGAGAAGGATTTGCCCAAGACACAGATTAGTCTGTTGAAGAAGATTGAGAAGAAGGCACAGCAGGAGAAGGCTTATGGTCATCTCTTGGCGGCTGGTCTTCAGGCTTCTGAATTGCAGACCCAAATCTCTCCAGACTCATTAGAGGTGGAGATGAATAAGCTGAAGATTCAAGCAAAGGAGGCTGAACGGAAAGATGAAGTCTTGGGTGCTGTTTATAACTGCATTTTGGGTTCAATCCTCAGAAGTAAGAACGATAAGAATGCAGATGAATATTTCAAGAAGGCACTTGCTAATCCTTCTTTGTTAGCACGACAGAAGGCCGAAGACTTCAAGCCTTTGGTTGAAATTGGTGAGGATGATAGTATCTTTAATGGCGACTTGCTGCATGTCATTGGCATGCAGGTGGGCGACTATGAGAAGCTGACTCGCTATTATACAGAAAAAGGAAATCGTGAGGCTGCTTGCTATACGGCAATGATGGGAATTGACGAGGATGAGGAAAACGTCCCACGTCTTGATTCTCTGATACAGGTTTATGGTGACCTTCCTATCTGTGGTGAGGTGGCAGTGAAGCGATATAGATGTATGGACGAAGACGCTCCTGTAGCTGAGCGGATTGCCTTTATCGACAAGGCGCTTGCTCGCTGGGCATCTTGGAAAGGAATTACAGTGTTGCGTAATGTTCGCGAGAAATTGGTAAGACCGAAGTTTAATGTTAAGATGACTCGTCGAAGTGTGAGTTCATCGGAAGATAATAATAAGGTAAACCTTAATATTCGTAATTTATCCGATATAACACTCACGATAACTCGTACAACATTAGATGGCAATCACCTGTACAATCTTCGACATCCTGATGAATTGAAAAAGATAAAGGCAAGTCTGATTCCTTCAACCCAGCAGACGATTCGTCGTATTTTCTCTGGTCATGAGGATTACGAGGAGTTTGAAGACTCTTTCTTGATGCCAAAGCTGCCTTTAGGTGTTTATTTCGTTAAGGTAGAGACTTCTGATAAGCGTGTTGATGTTGATTATGGCTACTATTTTGTTAGCAATCTCTATGTAATGACAGAGCAGCAGCCTGACAATAAGTCGCGTTATGTTGTGGTAAATGTCGTTGATGGTCAGCCTGTAAGTGATGCTACGGTTCGGGTTAAGTATGCTGGTCGTTACGGGAAGGTCCCAATTGTCAAGACGGCTAAGACTGATAAGAATGGTGAAGTTCTATTTGTTTCTGAACCATCTACAGCTGATGTCTATGTCTATACGGCTAAGGATAAGGCTTTCTGTAGTACAAGTTTGAAGAGTTATTATAGTTTCAGTAACAATAAAGATGATGGAATTGTAACAAAGATCTTCACAGATAGGAGTATCTATCGTCCTTGTCAGACTGTTCACGCTTCTGTTATTGTTTACGAGAAAAACAAGGAAGGCTTTAAAACAAAAGCGCAGGTAGGGAAGACTTTTGATCTGATTCTGCGTGATGCTAACGGTAAGGAGGTAAGTAGGAAGTCGGTAACAACAGACCGTTTCGGTACTGCTGCAACAGACTTTGAACTTCCTGCAAGTGGTCTGACGGGGCGTTTCTCTATTTATGCTGATTATGCTTCAAAAGGGTTGAGGAGCTTCCAAGTTGACGAGTATAAGCGTCCAACCTTTGAAGTAAACTTTGACGAGTATAAGGAAAAGTATGCTATTGGCGACTCTATCAAGTTGGTTGGGCGTGCCAAGAGCTTTGCTGGTGTTCCTGTTCAAGGTGCAAAGGTACATTATGTCGTTACCCGCCACCCAAGTTATTGGTGTGGTTTCTATGAAAATAGTGAAGAGGTAAAGACGGGTGATGTTATGACAGATGATAAGGGAGAGTTCACTGTGACAGTTCCTTTTGTTCTGTCGGCTGATGTCATCAAGGAGATGAATTCTCCAAAGAGATATTATCCACGCTTCTATAATTTTGCTGTTGAGGCTTCTGTAACAGATGCTGCGGGTGAGACACGTGACGGTTATGCTTCATTGCCATTGGGAACAAAGGAGGCAAGGCTTTCTTGTTCTATTCCTGAAAAGAATCTGAGGGATAGTCTTAAAACTTTCAAATTCAATTATGTCAATGCAGCAGGTAATCCCGTTGAGGGTATGGTGAAGTATGTGATTGTGTCACAGCAGAAGGATAAGAGTAAGTATGTCTATAACAATTATAAGACGGTTAAGGCCAACGAGCCTGTTGTAGTGAAGGGATTGGACTCTGGTACTTATCGTATGCATGCTATCTGTGGAACGGATACTTTGGATACAGACTTCATTGTTTTCTCAATGGATGACAAACGTCCTGTTATAGAGACACATGACTGGTCCTATCTGAGTGAAACCACATTCCCACGTAATGGAGGACCTATCTATATGCAGGTGGGTTCTACCGATGATAATCAGCACGTTGTCTATTCTATCTATTCTGGTAATAAAGTGATTGAAACGGGTTCTTTCAATCAGAGCAATAGTATTCATACGCGCAAGTTCTATTATAAGGAAGAGTATGGAGACGGTATAACATTGAATTATGCTTGGGTGAAGAATGGTGAGTTATATAGCCATACTTGGTATATTTCCCGTCCGTTACCAGATAAGCGACTGATTGTGAAGTGGAAGTCTTTCCGTAACAAACTTATACCAGGGCAGAAAGAGGAGTGGACGGTAACGATTAATCGTCCTGATGGTAAGACTGTAGATGCACAATTGATGGCAACGCTTTACGACAAGAGTCTTGACGAGATAATGTCCCATTCTTGGAACTTCTCTCCCTCGTTCTCTCTTAATTATACAAGTGTAGATTGGAGATCTTCTTCTATCTCTGGTCTGTCGCTCTCTGCTTTGGCCTCTTTGAATCCTATGGATGTTTCAGATGTATCTATCTCACATTTTGATAATAGTTTCTTTATGTACTTCGATGAGGCGGATGTTGCGTTGTACAGTGCTATTAGTGAGAGAAATTTCGATGGGATGACACGTTCAGTGATGTCAAAGGCAGTGACAAAGGAAGAGGTTGTTACTATTGGTTATGGTTCTAAGAGTGTAGCGAGGGAGACTGCTTCAGACGTTCAATACGATCAGGAGATAAAGCTATCAGAAGAGAAGAAGAACGGAAAAGGAAAGGTCTCTATGCGTGAGAATCTTAACGAGACAGCCTTCTTCTATCCACAATTACAGACAGATGGCAAGGGGAATGTAAGCATCAAGTTTACGCTTCCAGAGAGTCTTACAACGTGGCGTTTTATGGGATTGGCACACGATGAGGATATGAACAGTGGTTTCCTTTCAGATGATATCATTGCTCAGAAGACATTGATGGTTCAGCCAAATATGCCTCGCTTTGTACGTATGGGTGATGAGGCGATGGTATCTGCTCGTCTGTTCAACCAGTCTGAGAAGGATATTAATGCAACAGCTAAGATAGAAATCCTTGACCCAGCAACTGAAAAGGTGCTCTTTAAAGATAGTAAAGCTGTGCTTCTCAAGGCTGATGGTAGTTCTTCAGCAACTTATAGCTTGGCTTCATTATTAGCAAAGAATGCCAATAAACTTACCGCTGACCAATCATTGCTGATTGTACGCTTCATGGTTGAGGGCAATGGTTTCTCAGATGGTGAACAGCATTATCTGCCCGTGCTTCAGAATCAGGAGTATGTGACGAACACATTTGCTTTCTCACAGAATGAAGCTGGTGTCAAGACGATTGATGTGAGTAAACTCTTTCCTAAGAAGAGTGTGGGGCAGAAACTTACAGTGGAGTATACCAATAATCCTAATTGGCTGATGATTCAGGCATTGCCTTATGTGGCGGATGCGAATGAGAAGAATGCTATCAGTCTTGTAACGGCTTATTATGTCAATAGCTTAGGTAAAAAGATTATCTCTACATCGCCAGCTATTAAGCAGACCATCGAACAGTGGAAGAAGGAGAGTGGTGCTGAAACATCAATGATGTCGGCTTTGGAAAAGAATCAGGAACTGAAGTCTCTGACACTTGAGGAGACCCCTTGGTTGCAAGATGCAAATAATGAGCGTGAACAGAAGCAGAAACTTGTTCGCTTCTTTGATGAGAATCAGTTGCAGAACAAACTGACGACAACGTTGACAAGTCTGAAGAAACTGCAAAATCCTGATGGTTCATTCTCTTGGTGGCCAGGTATGGATGGAAGTCTTTATATGACTGTTGCGGTGACAAAAACACTTGCCCGTCTGCAGAACCTTACAGGTCCAACTCCAGAGGTTACGAAGATGATCAATGCTTCTTTCCGTTATATGGATAAGAGGGTGGTAAAGTGTGTGGCTGAAATGAAGCGTGATGAGAAGAAGTATAATACTACATTATTCCCTGCTAATGAACTCTGTGATTATCTTTATACCAATGCTTTGTTTTACAATGATCGAGCAACAAATGATATAAAGTATCTCATCGATCGCTTGACGAAGAAGCCTGTAGATTTGACTATCTATGGCAAGGCAAACACTGCAGTGATTCTTCAGCAGTATGGTAAGGTTGACAAGGCGCGTGAATATCTCCAGAGTCTGAATGAATACACCGTATATAAAGAGGAAATGGGGCGTTACTTTGATACAAAACGTGCTTATTATAGCTGGCGTGATTACAAGATTCCAACAGAAGTGGCAGCTATCGAAGCTGTAAAAACGATTACACCGACTGATGGTAAGACGCTTGCAGAGATGCAGCGTTGGCTGTTACAGCAGAAGCGTACACAGGCTTGGGACACACCACTGAACTCGGTTGATGCTATTTGGGCTTTTATGAACAATGGTAATTGGTTGATGCAGAATGGTGAGCATACAAGTCTGATGCTTGATAACAAACCTTTGCAGACAACGCAGCCAACAGCAGGACTCGGCTATGTGAAGTCTACACAGCCTGTTGATTTCCACTCGGCTGAAAGTCATGATTTGGTTGTTAGCAAGGCAAGCACGGGTACAAGCTGGGGTGCTGTCTATGCACAGTTCTTCCAAACATCAACTGATATCTCGGATGCTGCGTCTGGTTTGAAGATTAAGCGTGAAGTTATGGTTGACAGCGTGCAATCAAAGAATGGTAAAGAGCTCAAGGTTGGTGACAAGGTGCGCATTCGTTTGACAATAGTTGCTGATCGTAATTACGACTTTGTGCAGGTTGTTGACAAGCGTGCTGCCTGCCTTGAGCCTGTAAGTCAGGTGAGTGGTTATCGTCGGGGATATTACATTGCTTCAAAAGATTACACGACTAATTACTACTTCGACCAAATGGCTAAGGGGAAGCATGTCGTAGAGACAGAATATTATATTGACCGTGCCGGTGTTTACCAGACTGGAACCTGTACAGCACAATGTGCATACGCACCAGAGTATAGCGGACGCACTGGTGCAACTGTGATTCAAGTTGATGAGTAG
- a CDS encoding 4-hydroxy-3-methylbut-2-enyl diphosphate reductase, with translation MLQIEIDNGSGFCFGVTTAIKKAEEELAKGTRLYCLGDIVHNSMEVERLTKKGLITINHEQMRELHNVKVLLRAHGEPPETYELAKRNNIEIIDATCPVVLALQRRIKTQYEKRQNPADCSLESSESVVTLSSTNQTIGTGQGNACSSLESTSPANQRGIGSEASIVIFGKNGHAEVLGLVGQTHSHAIVIEKFEDVKALDFNHDIYLYSQTTKSLDEFHKIIEYIQSHISPNAKFQSFDTICRQVANRMPNISAFAARHDLILFVAGRKSSNGKVLFHECLSVNPNSHQVESADEIDMSWFAGVQTVGICGATSTPKWLMEECRDEILRRRE, from the coding sequence ATGCTTCAAATAGAAATAGATAACGGCAGTGGCTTCTGCTTCGGTGTGACCACTGCCATTAAGAAAGCCGAAGAAGAGCTGGCAAAGGGCACAAGGCTCTATTGCTTGGGCGATATTGTACATAACAGCATGGAGGTGGAACGCCTTACTAAGAAAGGACTTATCACCATCAATCATGAGCAGATGCGAGAGCTTCACAACGTAAAGGTACTGCTGCGTGCACATGGTGAACCTCCCGAGACCTACGAACTTGCGAAGCGCAACAATATTGAGATTATCGATGCCACCTGCCCCGTGGTGCTTGCGCTTCAACGTCGTATCAAGACGCAGTATGAGAAAAGGCAGAATCCTGCTGATTGTTCTTTGGAAAGTAGCGAATCAGTTGTTACTCTTTCTTCAACGAATCAGACAATTGGGACAGGGCAAGGGAACGCTTGTTCTTCTTTGGAATCTACTTCTCCCGCCAATCAGAGAGGGATTGGCAGTGAGGCATCCATCGTCATCTTCGGCAAGAATGGTCACGCCGAGGTGCTCGGTCTTGTCGGGCAGACACATAGCCATGCCATCGTGATAGAGAAGTTTGAGGATGTGAAAGCATTGGACTTCAATCACGACATCTATCTTTATTCGCAGACTACGAAAAGTCTGGATGAGTTTCATAAGATTATTGAATATATCCAGAGTCATATTTCGCCGAATGCCAAGTTCCAAAGTTTCGATACTATCTGCCGACAGGTGGCTAACCGTATGCCGAACATCTCAGCCTTTGCAGCCCGTCATGACCTGATACTCTTTGTTGCTGGTCGTAAGAGCTCGAATGGTAAGGTTCTGTTCCATGAGTGTCTGAGTGTGAATCCGAACTCTCATCAGGTGGAGAGCGCAGATGAAATTGATATGAGTTGGTTTGCGGGTGTGCAGACAGTGGGTATTTGTGGTGCTACGAGTACTCCGAAGTGGCTGATGGAGGAATGCCGTGATGAGATACTGCGGCGTAGGGAATGA
- a CDS encoding phage holin family protein codes for MFSNDKNVETIAQLIEVLKHYIGLQTEYVKLDVIEKVVRLLTVITVVTVFCIILLISLIYLSFAAVYALQTLVGSLIWAFLIVGGGYLLLLFIFILLRHKLIERPLVRFLGSLLTSK; via the coding sequence ATGTTCTCAAACGACAAGAACGTAGAAACAATAGCACAGCTTATTGAGGTGCTGAAACATTACATCGGGCTTCAAACAGAATACGTGAAGCTCGATGTAATTGAAAAGGTGGTGCGCCTGCTGACGGTGATTACCGTGGTGACAGTATTCTGCATCATCCTCCTCATATCACTTATATACCTCTCCTTTGCTGCGGTTTATGCACTGCAGACTCTGGTGGGTTCACTCATCTGGGCTTTCCTCATCGTCGGCGGTGGCTATCTGCTACTGCTTTTCATCTTTATCTTACTACGTCATAAACTCATTGAACGTCCGTTAGTAAGGTTCCTGGGAAGTCTCTTAACGTCAAAATAG
- a CDS encoding YtxH domain-containing protein, protein MKTLGYIGAFLCGSITGAALGLLLAPEKGTDTRTKIADAVDDFCKKHDIKLSRKEADEFVEDIKDAAAEVI, encoded by the coding sequence ATGAAGACATTAGGTTACATTGGCGCATTCCTCTGTGGTAGCATCACGGGCGCAGCTCTCGGACTCCTGTTGGCTCCAGAGAAGGGAACTGATACACGTACAAAGATTGCTGACGCTGTTGATGATTTCTGCAAGAAACACGACATCAAGCTCAGCCGCAAGGAAGCTGACGAGTTCGTAGAAGATATCAAGGACGCAGCTGCAGAAGTTATCTAA